DNA sequence from the Glycine soja cultivar W05 chromosome 18, ASM419377v2, whole genome shotgun sequence genome:
AGACTAAAGTCAGTTGCAAGTTTCGGGAGTCTagtatacattttaatttataaaaagattATGACCCAAATCATTTAATGCCTTTGGTTTGTCATGTTTCTGAATTTGCAAGTTTGTCGAACTATGGAACTAACTCAATTTTCCCCCATTGCCCTTGGGTTATAAATGCTCAACCATTTGAGGCATTTGCTTGAAATCCCatgtaacattattttttgtaaatgcGTTTTATCACTTAAACGAGGCATAGAACTACATATGAATAATGGTAAATACGTTGAATTTGTGATACCTACGTTCCTACTTATACCCTTCGATGTGGTAGGATCATTAAGTAGACAATGACTTTATATCAATTTAGTTGAATGATAAGCTTATTATTAAATCCAAAATGTGAAactgataataaaaatacaaagtaTTATGATTGCAGCCTGTGGTCTTCTCTAAAACAGTTGAGTACACTACTCCCTCTTTAATTCTCAATAACAATATGTTGCTgcaaaattctttaattttctaGGAACAGAGATTTACACTGCTTCACTGTATCATCAGGGCTTGTaactgaaaaacaaaaatacaaaataataagcATTACACATGATCAATACAAATAATAAGGATCAcataaaaattttcttatacCCTACATTGATTTGGTTCTTAATTTTAACtggtttatttaaaaaaaggttattttaaaattctgtaaaaaagttattataataattagtttttgagattttataaaaatctgCACTTACAGTTTCTTGAATAAGTTTAAAACAATTTATGTTTTATTCTGACTTGTTTTTTAAATCCTATgaaaaaaatcagaatattgagaagaattttttttacaagaaattgtttttatttactaaaataaatatgaaataaattggctcttaatttttaaagaaatcgAAATCTAATTGTTTCCCCATGCCACCGAaaccacaattatttttttgcacATGATAATACAAGTTAAAGCAACCAACTAACCTGTGTGCCCAACAGTCCTTTCAGACTCATAGATTTCATGGTCATTTCCACCCTGCACAGcgggaaaaaaaggaaattaatcAATCCTTCTGCCTATTACCCTAACAATGCTTATGGAAGCTAAAAATCTAGCAGTGGAAAAACcacaaaaataaatcaaacaagGTCATGCAAAGTGAGGGATCACCCTAAAACAAGGGGTAAATAGCTTAGACTTTGAAGGTGATATTGCACCAGTAGGTTATTATAATAAGAGATGTTTTTCAATAAACAATCTAAAAGCACTCTATTGTTCTGAATAATTTGAAATACTCAAAATGTGGAACAAGGACTCATGTCACTATGTCAGCATCTATAAAACTGAATTAAATTGCCAATTACTTGTTTGTCACAAAAACATTTGCCCCAACTCGAaggattttcataaaaataagtgACATTGGTGATCAGACAAAAGTGAGTGCTAACAAATGAAGACTACATAGAATACACGAACTAGCATATGTATGAAGGGAGGCAGAAAATGTCTAAGATGTTGATTTGATACTCCAAAAATGTACTCCATGATAAACTTATGGACTAACCTTGTAAGTTTTGTCACCGAAGAAGTGAATTTCATTGAAACCATCAAGGTATCTCAGGCAGTATGTTTTGTCCCAACCTTGAGGGAAAACCTGCGgagtatatttaaattaagacCCGTTGACCTATCactttatcaaaaataaaatcaccACATCATGTCATGAAAATCATTACTTACATCAAAACTTATCTGTCCTCCAATGGAGAATGTCAAGTTAAGATGAGCAAACTTCTCACGAAGTACAGAAACCATTTTCGGGCGTATATTGTGAACCTGAGAACTTAAATTGCAAACTTTTAGTGTAAAATTATACGCCTAACATTTCAATATGGATAGTGAAAATTCTAGAGAATGTGATAAAAACCAAAATACATAACCTTGTCATATTTCTCAAACTCATCTCTTTCTTCTTGGCTACAGTTTCGGCCAATAGGTGACACATTCAGCATCCCACTACGGAACTCTATAAATGTTcccctaaaaatattttatatcaattagtAACCAACAGTTTCATATAAcattataacaaatctaaaaatatatatattaatctctGAATCCCACTAACCTCTTAATGGGGATGTCCAAATCAGCAATATAATGAAGTGTAAAGTTAATAAACTCCTGCAGGATATCATCAATTCTGTCATTATTAAACGGAGTTTATTGATATAAAATGCCTTCTTTATATGCTCACAACTTTATTGAATTTCACAAGtagttaacaaaaatataatctcTTTTATTCACTTGTCTTCTGAGCTTACTTGAAATGAATTCACAGATAAACTAGATTTTTCTGGCCAATTTTTGGTTATGGTAGGCATAGAATGCCCTGGGATGAGAATATGTAGCAACCCCAAAACAATATTAGGTTCTAGTCAGCATGCAGCTTCAGTCTCAAATAAGTAGGATGAATTGATTAGGATTAGAAATAAGGCCTTACCTTGAGCTTTTCTTCACCAAGGAATGACTTCAAGCTCTGAAAAGAGGGCAATTCACAACTAGTCATGATatattagagagaaaaaaatattacattgctAAAAGAGTGAGAGTGTGTAGGGGATgacttgtgctaaagaaaaagTTTACCAGCTCAACTTTCAATAGGTGTTAATGGCTATAATTTCCTTTACAAACTTTAGCAAAAAAAAggccttataatttttttgtaatgtcTGCTTTgcttacaagtcacaacatagTGACACTAGCTGTGTTCTGTTTAATAACTCAAACGGAGCAGCAAAAATCTACTAAGATACATCTCTGGTCATGGAAATTTgcttcattcagggattgaggtTTATGTGTTGTACCTGAGTTCCAATGAGCTTTCCTTCCTTGTGAGCCACAAGACCATTCTCAGAAAATACATAATCATAGTCATTGGTAACTGCAACAGACAAATTGGGGCAATCAAAAGATAAAtccttttggttttttctttgttttcttctttaatgTTAATAACTCAACCACAAATCAGATAATGTAAGAAGAAGAAAGCAGATAATGTAAAGGGAAACTTTGTAACAATTATTATAAGCTTATATAAGCACACATAATTCCAGACTTCAGCCCTTTTTGGACATCAGAACACAAGAAGAATAAGGAAAGAATAAATATATGATGGAATTAATCAAGTAATGAAAAGAAAcactaaaatcaattttctcaAAGTGGTTTCCTGCTTGTTTTTAACATTACAGCATCTCAAAGTAATGAAATAGCTAACCTGTGCTGCCAAGTTGCTCTGATATCTTTATAAGGTCAGAACCCCCAACAACTCCAACCGTTACAACCTGTACCCAGACAACACAAAATTCAACAgcaaaaaaagaacaaagaatatcAGCACAGATTTATGCATGGCAAAGTAAACGTTGAACAAAAACACCAAGAAATGAAATACACTTTATGTtcaaaaatttccaaatcacaCACACCTTCCGCAGTTCTTGCATGAATGTCAACATCTCCGGTGTGACCACCTAGCATTGAAGTAGGAAATAATAAGCAGAGGTGATGCACGACTAAACAATCAGAAAGAACAAATCCAGATTTTCTAGTTTTGTTTAGCAAAGGGGAACAATAGCATATGATGATTAGTGAATTATGAACAACCTCAGGTGGCAAACAGATAACAGATCTGTCTTGGAACTATATCAAATTGCAGCATGCATATATTTTTCAGCTACGATTGTATGTAACCAAGGTTTTAAGGTTGCAGTTTTGTTGCAATCCTTGATATTGTGGAAATTGCAAACAAATGCAGCCGAATGCAGCCACAATTGCGGCCACAGGGACCCCAAAAATTTGTTGCTGTGACCAAAATTGCGGTTGcagataagttttttaaaatgtaacaaAACAACCACACACATGGTCATGGAGTGCCGTTAGCTCTAGAAGAAACAGATACCTTCCTGGGAGCTGTAAGAGTTCCATCAACATCAAACAAAGCAATCAAACCCGGTCTCCTGGCAGCCATTATAGCTCAATCTTATCCACAAAAACctgcaaaattttaaaacattgttttATCAAACTTCAAACCTTCAAATaagctccattttcttcaatTCTCAAAAGGCACATACATCAAATGACAGAACAAGTccacaatttattaaaaaaaaataaaattaaaagagttcAATAAACATAATCCAAAATTAGATAACACCCTTCAGCAAATACACCATCCAAGTTGTTTTGCAATGCTTATTCATcagaacaaataaataaaattgggaAAAAGGTGAGATTTTTGTAATTGAAACTGATGCAAATGCAGAAGTGGAATTGAAAGGTGAGAACTTGCCTGAGAGGGGAGTGTGGATGTGGAAGAAGGGGACAGAGCTTGAAGCAGATCTCCAAAGGGGTTTATAAGAATTGGTTGAGATCTGCGAGGGAAATAGACAGAGGAAGAAGCTCTGTGTGGGACCCAGCAAGTTGGAGAAACATGTGTCTCGTAACATTTAAAATTTCCAAAGTGAAGAAGCTTCAACAACAAAttcatcaatcaaattcaaGTTGATGATGTTTACTTTTCTGTCATGAATTTTGGGGTTAACCAAACGTGAATGAGTATTTTGTAAGATTAGggttaattttcaaattttggaaagaaaaaaaagtgcaaGTTATTGATCTTTTCCATCCATGCCACAGTTTTGCACTTTTTAAATGTACTCTTTGTTTTAAGTTAGggggattttttttctcttaaaaaataattcagatcTTGATAGAATTCCTTGAAAGGAAATTTAGGCATAAATTGTTGTTCATGGATTATTTTTGGTTACATGTTGTTGagataaaaattagtttatttgaaaaataaacacaaaaaaactaattaaaaagttGTATCTAAATTTTATGGGCATGATAACCTGATAaccatatattataatttttttaatggcatTATGAGTtataccttaattttttttttggcacaaAAGCCTTAATTTGCTCATTGAATTGGATTGTGGGGGAAGAAGACTTCACGACGTAAAGTTAGCAAAGTCTAAGTCAAGCAAAGTTGGGAGACCTTTTTTTATGCAAAGAAATCCTTATTTTCTATATGTACAggtcacaaaatttatatttgtaaggAAAATCAaaggttaaatatttttaaattatattatatacaatTAAAATTGTTGGAACTCTGTCCCGGAAAAGAATTTGGAGTATCTTAATAACCATTGcgaatgacaaaaaataaaaacagatgaGGAAAGAGCTTGCTTTTCTCCTAAAGGGCATACTGCCACagataatttaattagtttttttttaaccttaatCTATTTGGCAAATAATTAGGGTTAGGAAAAGTTGTTTATGTACCATTTGGATGGATTTTCAAAAGTTGGGTTTGACGTGCGTTAGTCCTAAGGGTAATTTGGAGGGATAAGGCGAGTTATGAGTAGTTACATTGCACCTTTTTGGCTTTAAGTTGGAAGGCAACTTCTTAGCAACTTCACTTCACTGTCTTGCTTCACACTAGTTCTCTCTTTTGCCCACTTTCCTCACAATAATGGACAAAGTTTGTCTTGTCAAATTTGGAAATCTGCATATAGTGTGTTGAGGTTAGCGATTATAGCTTGCTAAATTCTTAGCTTGCTAAATTCTTAACTTGTGAAATCGAAAtaactttttgttgtttttacgTAAAATCTTTGTCGGTGCTTtgacatataaatataaatttgatatgACAATTAAACATGTGGATAAACTTGTGGAACTTCTATAAATATATAGCGTGCTTCAATTCACAATTACAACTAACAAACACATTAAATCAAAGCAACTCTTTATTGTTTTTGGTAAAAGTCTTTCACGTGATTTGACACATAAATGTAAATTGGATATGACAATCAAACACGTGGATAAACTCGTGGAGCTTCTATAGACGTATAACGTGTTTAGATACACAACTACAACTGGTGTAAACACGTTAAATCGAAATAACTCTTTGTTGCTTCCACATAAAAGTTTTAGAGAAAAAGAGTTATGCACtgacaatataaatttttttacataatcatccAATCACAATCATAATGTATggtaagtttgttgacttttaaaaataattatcttaaagtaattcaaataaatttgtgATTAGATGACACTGTAAAAGTATTTTACACTAGtgtataaatattaaactcaAGGTTTTATGTGATTTAACACAAGTGTGAATTCATATGACAATCCAAACACATAGATAAACTTGTGGATCTTCTATAAACTCGACTtgtaaatacataaaaatttatccaatataaaaataatattaaaaaatctattaatGACATATATGCATAGCATAATACTCTTAACAcaataataattcaatattttaacTCATAGTAAACCAAAGTGGTAAATAAGATCAAACTATATAATTGACCAAATCATATATAAATTCATGAAAACATAAGTTGTTCAAGTGAAATCATTTCAAAAGGAAGTTAATTTTTTcatatcatttgaattgtagtaAAACATTGCTACCGTgggataaaaattacatttgattTCAAATTTGCTAACTCATTTCTTGACTTAGAGTTCATACAATTTTACATAAGTTTAATAGTTTACCTgagtttatccaaaaaaaaggTTGAATAGCAAGTTAACTCATTTTCTCTACCTAATGGTAAACTCATAAGAATCTACAGGTTAGCTCGACAGTTTGACAATAATGATAATCGGTATTCATATTTTTCATCACATGGAAACAAAATATTGAGCTAAAATTACGGCTCTAGATTCCTGTTAAAAGAAACAAGGCTAGAAGGCCACTATTTGGCTTAAATGTTAGCTGGCATTTGAGGATGTTCAGTTCCTTCCTTCTTCCACTGGTTAGAGTCATAATTAAATAGCTAGGGTATAGCAATTTGTTAAAGAAAGAGAAGTACTAACAATCCAGCTTTAGATATTAATACGCATACAGATAGGTAAGGCATCTATTTAGCTTCTAGTAAAGATCATTCAAGTCTTTCATAAACCGATTCCAATTTTAACAAACAGATATCTTTATATCCAAAATTAGATTTCTCAAATTAGTAATGTCATTGTAATATCTAGAATTCACTATAGGGTTGTTCTCATCAATGATGGGCAGCCATCAGTGATCAGACATGTGGCTTATTTTCTTGTTGTGCTAGGTACAAATTTGATACATGTCTTATCATGAAACCATGCTTATTATTTATCCTCTTCAAGTACACAACAGTCTTTGGATCAGAATGATGCCACTTCACTTCGAGAAAAGAATAGACCAGAAGGACCTCCATTAGGTAGCAGAGCCAACCTTACAACACTTTCAGCACCTTCATCAACACTAAGATAGCCAGTATTGTAGTTGAGATCTGTTTTCACAAAGCCAGGGCAAACAGCATTGATGCAGAAAGATGGGTACTTCTTAGCAAGAATCCTTGTGTAGGCAGTCAAAGCAGCTTTTGAGACTATATATGCAGAAAAAGCATGTGGCCACCCTTTGGTTTCTAATGAACCCTCTTTAAAATCTTTTAGAAACTGATTCAAAACCTCATCCACCTTTTCTTCTGTTAGGCTCTCAGCATCACTTAGGGCTCCTCTAGCCCATGCATTTGGTATTTTCTACATCAGCATGAGCAACAATATCAAATACATCATAATGGTTGAAAAAACACTAAAAGCATAGTATTAGTCTGAGTAGTAAAAGTTGGCATGCTTGATTGTGATTCAAGAGAGTCACATACCTCCAACTTCCCCATGGAGGAGGAAACATTGACAATCCTTGGTGTGCCTGACAATTCTAGAAGGGGAATAAGTGCTTCACACATTAATTTGACTCCATAGTAATTTGTTCTAATGCCTGCTTCGGCAGCTTCAAAATTTTCAGTTGAGATTTTTCTCCAATCAACATTGGCAACTTTTTCCTGCAGTCGAAGAGAAGAAAGTTAACCTCTTCATTACTGAAAATAAGTGCAATTATCTtcaaatacaacaaaaataaaagatcttTACAATTAATCTGTCCTTTACAACAACAAAGATTAAGTTCTATCCAAAGAACagagaatataataaaaatgttaatcaaGTTATTACTTGGAGAGAGAAATGTTTGTAGCAGACATGACACAGAAACATGGATGAGAGGATATCATTGACCAAAGGAAAAGAAGTGGGTGTTGGAGTTCCAAATTTTAAGATGATATCAAAACTTATTCTAGCTATTGTTGTTGGGCTTATCGAACCACCTATTATCAGGTCATTATTGAATCACTCACAGATGTTTAGTCCTACAAACTTCATGCTCGAGAGGGGAGTGAGTTGGATATCTCACATCAACTAGCAATAATATGACCAAAATAGAGTATACAAGTAGGGGAAAACCATCACATCTTAAGCTAACTTTTAGGGTTAAGTTAGGCCCAATTTGAAATTCCAAGAGTGGGTGTATGTTGTAGTTAGGAAACTAATGTTAGGTTGTGCACATCATCATAATTATAAGCACTGCAATTATAACTCTTATCGCAGACACTTGACTTTTGGAGAAGCAAGCTAAAATTTGTCTACTTTTTTAACCGAGCAGTATATGGTGTTAGGCCTATCACCTATGCAAACTAAAAAGCTGCAGACAATACATTCCGGAAAATCATTCCCAAACTAGATCAACTAATCAAGTATGTCCTAAGCATTCAATCAAAAATACTTGAAATTAATGCTTTATAGTGAAAACTGCCTTTACTTTGAGCTTTCAGGTtagaagatgaaggaaatatTCTATATTGGCTTGGAATACATACCCCAGCAGCAGCTAAAGCATCACGGTCAACATATGCTCCATGAATTCCTGCATTATTCACCTAAACAGAATACGGATATTAATCATCATTCATTCCAATTCCCAAATAGGCGTGCTTGGTAATGGGAAAAATAATGAGTTATGGAAGAAAACACACAGCAGAATAGCAAAATCCTACCAATCTAAGAGTTGGTACCAGATAAAAAACTAAATGACATGTTCAAGCTAACTAAGAGTGTCAATATGAACATGGATGAAAGACAATGAACGTCCAAAAATGAGGATTTGGACTATCATAAATGATCTTAttgggaaaaaagaaaagacacgATTTTTGTCATGCAAGGAATATGGATTCCATTCACGTTATATAAACTACAACTTTTTGGACTATAACCTATTTCTCCTTCAAGGATTGGCTCTGTGAGGAGGGTGGCGGCCTGGTGCGccaatgattttaaaaattaacggCTATGATTGtgataaaatataagtatatatgcATATCTGTTACAATTTCAACAGTTGATTTGCAAATCAATGGCTGTAACTGTACTTCATTCTCTAAAGTACACCAACTCACactgttgaagagtcaaatccCTACTTTGCAATACCAGTTTAGTGAGCAATGGCAATAACAAGATTTAAAACTCGAATCTTGTGCAAATTACCAAAATTCTCCCACCATTAGACCAATCCCAGTGTATATAATAATCTTTATCTTGTGATTGTGATAGTGTACTCTTTCTAAGCTTTCTAACAATAACCTGGACAGGATAAGATATGTGTGTCCCTGGTGCTTTACTGGTATCAACAAGAAGAAAGATGTAGAAACATAACATAATAAGAGGCAAAAACTAAATCATACCAAGATATCAAGTTTTCCAAACTGGGTTTTGATGAAATTTGCAAGGGATTCAATGCTTTTAGGGTCAGTCACATCAAGCTGATGAAACACCACTTGATCAGACACACCAAACTCTTTCAGCTTTTCAACAGCTTCAAGACCCCTTTTCTCATCCCTTGCTGTTAGCACCACTGTGATGCCATTAGAAACCAATTGCTTGCATATTCCAAATCCTATCCCTTTGTTTGCTCCCGTGACAACTGCATTCCTGTAACATTGAACAATCCATgacaattatgaaaaaataagcACTTAAAAgccttttgattttattattgattaaaatttgtgGACCATATAGTGTGTGTGGATGATGAAAAGTGTACCTTATTGTTGCTGATGCCATTCTTTATGCAAGAGAAGTTTGTAACCTTTTGTAAATCAGATACCAGTTTTAAGAAGTGAGTTTATCAGTTGTTTTATCAgtttatatataaacttttcAATGTTTTCTACAAACTTCGGGATAGCGAATACTTCTCAACTTTGATTTTCAACATCAGAAACAAAAGTAATAActggtttatttatttatttatttatttattattttctaagaaatggatttgtttttttttaataaataaaaatggttttctttatttgtttgcaaATAACTTTTCAGCGTGTCAAAGTTATTTGTGGTGAATTCCATTTTTTATCCGGTATACATTAAAGTTATTTCACAAAATcggtaaattattaaaaaaaatagtattgggTTCTTGTGAATAAATATCAGACACTAGAAATATTGGCTTAGATTTCATACACGTGCACAGATTTATTATCATTAGTCCTCATGAACTAGAGCACTAGAAATATAGGAGTTCATTTTAGGGATTGACTGGACTCAGTTATTTCATGTTTCTTTTACTTCAAATTCCAACaaaatcaaagtttttttttttccaatgtgAACTAATCTGACGtgccaataaattttttaattttttttacttaacatttttaaaaactttaaattaatttatcttaaaCTTTAGAACTTACaattttcttctacttttttgTCTTTCCTAATTTGTTCTTCATTTTGAGTTTCTTATGATTTTATCTAGTGTTACCAAGGTCTTAACTCATTAGTTTTTatcatgtatttttaattatatttttaattcctctatttaatatttaatagataATAATATGTATAAGTGATAATTAAAACTGCACAATTGTGAAGCATGAGGAACCCAATTAACATAATTGAAATCTAAGGATTAAAATGCCATAGTTAGAATACTTATACCTAGTGACtcaaattgaataaattaaaacttagaagaataaaattatataattacaaGTTTTCCGTGTGAACATTTTCACATGCATTTTTTATTCTGTCCCTGCCTTACGCTCTATTTAAATCAAATAGATGCAAATAGGAGGGAAGAAaattagaagaaagaaaagaatattattattgttattgttatttaagTAGATGAAAATACAAGAGAGAGGAATAGGGAAGTGGGATACAACTTGAACAAATCACCACCAGACGTGAAAAGGAGGAAATAAAATTAGGtgtatttacttaaaaaatgaacggttttaattagaatatatatatatatatatatatatatatatatatatatatatatatatatatatattaattttaggtttgatttacaaaataatatatcatcTATCTGATTTTATCTATtggttatgattaatttttcccTTTAAGTgacgagtttttttttttttcattcatgtaAATAACACATACtaccatatttttatttacgTCTTTATATGTTGCTGTTTCACTCCGCTCGTAGTTGTATCACATTGGTTTATTTTGAAACCCTAAAGTTTGCCCCCTTACACgttttttgtcttcttttttctcccATCTTTGTTTCGAGAAGCATTTGACGAAGAGAAGAGACAGTGAATTGCGGTTTCAATTCAACCCACTTCATCTCAGGTACCCCCTTCTAAACCATCCTTCAATTTTTCTCTCTCATCATCAAAATACAACactgttcctttttttttcttttttccttttatattgtattatttttgtgAATCTCGATTACGTTGCTTTTT
Encoded proteins:
- the LOC114395186 gene encoding phosphomannomutase — translated: MAARRPGLIALFDVDGTLTAPRKVVTPEMLTFMQELRKVVTVGVVGGSDLIKISEQLGSTVTNDYDYVFSENGLVAHKEGKLIGTQSLKSFLGEEKLKEFINFTLHYIADLDIPIKRGTFIEFRSGMLNVSPIGRNCSQEERDEFEKYDKVHNIRPKMVSVLREKFAHLNLTFSIGGQISFDVFPQGWDKTYCLRYLDGFNEIHFFGDKTYKGGNDHEIYESERTVGHTVTSPDDTVKQCKSLFLEN
- the LOC114395183 gene encoding (+)-neomenthol dehydrogenase-like — its product is MASATIRNAVVTGANKGIGFGICKQLVSNGITVVLTARDEKRGLEAVEKLKEFGVSDQVVFHQLDVTDPKSIESLANFIKTQFGKLDILVNNAGIHGAYVDRDALAAAGEKVANVDWRKISTENFEAAEAGIRTNYYGVKLMCEALIPLLELSGTPRIVNVSSSMGKLEKIPNAWARGALSDAESLTEEKVDEVLNQFLKDFKEGSLETKGWPHAFSAYIVSKAALTAYTRILAKKYPSFCINAVCPGFVKTDLNYNTGYLSVDEGAESVVRLALLPNGGPSGLFFSRSEVASF